One stretch of Manis pentadactyla isolate mManPen7 chromosome 10, mManPen7.hap1, whole genome shotgun sequence DNA includes these proteins:
- the RPAP3 gene encoding RNA polymerase II-associated protein 3 yields MTSTNKAIELQLQVKQNAEELQDFMRDLENWEKDIKQKDMELRRQNGVPEENLPPIRNGNFRKKKKGKTKESSKRNKDESTKSRIKSYDYEAWAKFDVDSILDELDKEESTLDSVSQESESEEDGIHVDSQKALALKEKGNRYFKQGKYDEAIECYTKGMNADPYNPVLPTNRASAYFRLKKFAVAESDCNLAIALDRSYAKAYGRRGAARFVLQKLEDARKDYEKVLELEPNNFEAMNELRKINQALPSKENSYPKEAFAKITSAEGERRQIEEQQNKQQAVSEKDRGNGFFKEGKYERAIECYTKGIAADGTNALLPANRAMAYLKMQKYEEAEKDCTQAVLLDGSYSKAFARRGAARTFLGKLNEAKQDFETVLLLEPGNKQAVTELSKIKKELIEKGHWDDVFLDSTQRQNVVKSIDNPPHFVSTKPLKKVLIEETGNLIQTVDLPESTAAPESNPVDKTGTIAATGTTSKQNASQDDHLPTNDMPKAKLLKIEEIGDTSPLPPHDNLKQDVCQFFSEKISIGLNQVPAQFITTVLPPVPANSFQLESDFRQLKNSPDVLYQYLKQIEPPLYSKLFQKNLDPDVFNQIIKILHDFYIEREEPSLMFEILQRLSELKRFDMAVMFMSDPEKKIVHVLFNHLDKSGLKGDSAEELRKRYDG; encoded by the exons ATGACTTCAACAAATAAAGCAATTGAATTACAACTACAAGTGAAACAAAATGCAGAAGAATTACAAGATTTTATGAGGGATTTAGAAAACTGGGAAAAAGATATTAAACAAAAGGATATGGAACTGAGAAGACAGAATGGTGTTCCTGAAGAG AATTTACCTCCTATTCGAAATGGGAattttaggaaaaagaagaagggCAAAACTAAAGAGTCTTCtaaaagaaacaaagatgaaaGCACAAAAAGCAGGATAAAGTCTTATGATTATGAGGCATGGGCAAAATTTGATGTG GACAGTATTCTTGATGAGCTAGACAAGGAAGAGAGTACCCTTGATTCTGTGTCCCAGGAATCAGAGTCAGAAGAAGATGGGATTCATGTAGATTCACAAAAGGCTCTTGCTCTAAAAGAAAAG GGCAATAGATACTTCAAACAAGGAAAATACGATGAGGCAATTGAATGCTACACCAAAGGCATGAATGCTGATCCGTATAATCCTGTTTTGCCAACAAACAGAGCATCAGCATACTTTAGACTGAAAAA atttGCTGTTGCTGAGTCTGATTGTAATTTAGCAATTGCCTTGGACAGAAGTTATGCAAAGGCTTATGGAAGACGAGGTGCTGCTCGATTTGTTTTGCAAAAATTAGAGGATGCCAGAAAAG ATTATGAAAAAGTATTAGAACTGGAGCCAAATAACTTTGAAGCAATGAATGAACTCAGGAAAATCAATCAG GCTTTACCATCTAAAGAAAACTCCTATCCAAAGGAAGCTTTTGCAAAGATTACATCagctgaaggagagagaagacaaATTGAAGAACAACAGAATAAGCAGCAGGCTGTTTCAGAGAAAGATCGG GGAAATGGATTTTTCAAAGAGGGGAAATATGAAAGAGCAATTGAATGCTATACTAAAGGGATAGCAGCAGATGGCACTAATGCTCTTCTTCCAGCGAACAGAGCCATGGCCTATCTGAAGATGCAGAA aTATGAAGAAGCTGAAAAAGACTGCACACAAGCTGTTTTATTAGATGGCTCATATTCTAAAGCTTTTGCCAGAAGAGGAGCTGCAAGGACATTTTTGGGGAAGTTAAATGAGGCCAAACAAG ATTTTGAAACTGTTTTACTTCTGGAACCTGGAAATAAGCAGGCAGTAACTgaactttccaaaattaaaaag GAATTAATTGAGAAAGGACACTGGGATGATGTCTTTCTTGATTCTACACAAAGGCAAAACGTGGTAAAATCTATTGATAACCCACCTCATTTTGTATCAACT aaaccTCTTAAGAAGGTTCTTATTGAAGAAACTGGTAATTTGATACAGACTGTTGATCTGCCAGAGAGCACTGCTGCTCCAGAGAGTAATCCTGTTGATAAGACAGGTACGATAGCAGCTACAGGCACCACAAGCAAGCAGAATGCAAGCCAGGATGACCATCTGCCCACAAATGATATGCCAAAAGCAAAACTATTGAAAATAGAAGAAATCGGTGATACTTCACCACTGCC ACCTCACGACAACTTGAAGCAGGATGTATGTCAATTTTTCAGTGAGAAGATTTCCATAGGCTTGAACCAAGTACCTGCTCAGTTTATTACAACTGTTCTTCCTCCAGTTCCTGCAAACTCATTCCAGCTTGAATCTGATTTCAGACAACTAAAAAATTCTCCAGATGTGTTGTACCAGTATTTGAAG CAAATTGAACCACCCTTGTATTCTAAGTTGTTTCAGAAAAATCTAGATCCAGATGTATTCAACCAAATCATTAAAATTCTGCATGACTTTTACATTGA